A genomic stretch from Oreochromis niloticus isolate F11D_XX linkage group LG11, O_niloticus_UMD_NMBU, whole genome shotgun sequence includes:
- the LOC109194438 gene encoding uncharacterized protein LOC109194438 isoform X1, producing the protein MSLSKEHYYDGESGTGYLAWRIKAIQRCTAKERRLSSGAPADGSSSEDQCGGPTVRRELQFVTEKVLSEDECKDTISLMKNSADEDTFKKKMKLTFVYRHSMVLDLLLSSNIPSVSPCFKDIKGLNEQDFVLMFGEDVSGRLLERWPTTFKRKIIQQGRKLPSTSDLKELLLAADSPEDATEVNADIGWDSDLSAILLLLHLIPLSGQGRKRPGKVSASQAERGLVVFKKTGTNIQEHLDAITTSTQPDLLAVGVKKNDIHQFFIILDKNAIPCKSTSSLGSFDELFKAHFVFGISYNTMLHNMYTFIQTTGFRKHLNTKHLNYFDQQADTDVNLQPEGQIRALWKCVPLLLHSSGQLD; encoded by the exons ATGTCACTCTCCAAGGAACATTATTATGATGGCGAAAGTGGCACTGGGTACTTGGCCTGGAGGATTAAAGCCATACAGAGATGCACTGCTAAAGAGAGGCGATTATCATCTGGAG CACCAGCAGATGGATCATCCAGTGAAGACCAGTGTGGCGGACCAACTGTCAGACGAGAGTTGCAGTTTGTTACAGAGAAGGTGCTGAGTGAGGATGAGTGCAAGGATACAATCTCTCTGATGAAAAATTCAGCTGATGAAGACACATTCAAGAAGAAGATGAAGTTGACATTTGTTTATCGAcacagcatggtccttgacctcctgCTGTCAAGCAACATACCGTCTGTTTCTCCATGTTTCAAAGATATCAAAGGCTTG AACGAACAGGATTTTGTACTGATGTTTGGTGAGGATGTATCAGGCAGGTTGCTGGAGAGGTGGCCAACAACATTCAAAAGAAAGATTATCCAACAAGGCAGAAAGCTTCCTTCTACCAGTGACCTGAAAGAACTCTTGCTGGCAGCTGACTCACCTGAGGATGCCACAGAAGTTAATGCTGACATTG gCTGGGACAGTGACCTCTCAGCAATTCTATTGCTATTACACCTGATTCCACTATCTGGTCAGGGTCGGAAGAGACCAGGAAAGGTGTCAGCTTCTCAAGCAGAAAGGGGTCTTGTGGTCTTCAAGaag ACTGGAACAAATATCCAAGAGCACCTTGATGCCATCACTACCAGCACTCAACCCGACCTCCTGGCTGTTGGGGTGAAAAAGAATGACATCCACCAGTTCTTCATTATTCTTGACAAGAATGCCATACCATGCAAGTCTACCTCTTCACTTGGTTCTTTTGATGAACTGTTTAAAGCACATTTTGTGTTTGGCATATCTTACAACACTATGCTTCACAACATGTACACGTTCATTCAAAccacaggttttagaaaacatttaaataccAAACACCTTAACTATTTTGACCAACAGGCTGACACTGATGTTAATCTACAGCCCG AAGGTCAAATAAGAGCACTTTGGAAATGTGTGCCTCTGCTGTTGCACAGCTCAGGGCAGCTGGATtaa
- the LOC109194438 gene encoding uncharacterized protein LOC109194438 isoform X2, with protein MSLSKEHYYDGESGTGYLAWRIKAIQRCTAKERRLSSGAPADGSSSEDQCGGPTVRRELQFVTEKVLSEDECKDTISLMKNSADEDTFKKKMKLTFVYRHSMVLDLLLSSNIPSVSPCFKDIKGLNEQDFVLMFGEDVSGRLLERWPTTFKRKIIQQGRKLPSTSDLKELLLAADSPEDATEVNADIGWDSDLSAILLLLHLIPLSGQGRKRPGKVSASQAERGLVVFKKTGTNIQEHLDAITTSTQPDLLAVGVKKNDIHQFFIILDKNAIPCKSTSSLGSFDELFKAHFVFGISYNTMLHNMYTFIQTTGFRKHLNTKHLNYFDQQADTDVNLQPDVAVK; from the exons ATGTCACTCTCCAAGGAACATTATTATGATGGCGAAAGTGGCACTGGGTACTTGGCCTGGAGGATTAAAGCCATACAGAGATGCACTGCTAAAGAGAGGCGATTATCATCTGGAG CACCAGCAGATGGATCATCCAGTGAAGACCAGTGTGGCGGACCAACTGTCAGACGAGAGTTGCAGTTTGTTACAGAGAAGGTGCTGAGTGAGGATGAGTGCAAGGATACAATCTCTCTGATGAAAAATTCAGCTGATGAAGACACATTCAAGAAGAAGATGAAGTTGACATTTGTTTATCGAcacagcatggtccttgacctcctgCTGTCAAGCAACATACCGTCTGTTTCTCCATGTTTCAAAGATATCAAAGGCTTG AACGAACAGGATTTTGTACTGATGTTTGGTGAGGATGTATCAGGCAGGTTGCTGGAGAGGTGGCCAACAACATTCAAAAGAAAGATTATCCAACAAGGCAGAAAGCTTCCTTCTACCAGTGACCTGAAAGAACTCTTGCTGGCAGCTGACTCACCTGAGGATGCCACAGAAGTTAATGCTGACATTG gCTGGGACAGTGACCTCTCAGCAATTCTATTGCTATTACACCTGATTCCACTATCTGGTCAGGGTCGGAAGAGACCAGGAAAGGTGTCAGCTTCTCAAGCAGAAAGGGGTCTTGTGGTCTTCAAGaag ACTGGAACAAATATCCAAGAGCACCTTGATGCCATCACTACCAGCACTCAACCCGACCTCCTGGCTGTTGGGGTGAAAAAGAATGACATCCACCAGTTCTTCATTATTCTTGACAAGAATGCCATACCATGCAAGTCTACCTCTTCACTTGGTTCTTTTGATGAACTGTTTAAAGCACATTTTGTGTTTGGCATATCTTACAACACTATGCTTCACAACATGTACACGTTCATTCAAAccacaggttttagaaaacatttaaataccAAACACCTTAACTATTTTGACCAACAGGCTGACACTGATGTTAATCTACAGCCCGATGTGGCAGTTAAATAA
- the LOC109194438 gene encoding uncharacterized protein LOC109194438 isoform X3, whose protein sequence is MKNSADEDTFKKKMKLTFVYRHSMVLDLLLSSNIPSVSPCFKDIKGLNEQDFVLMFGEDVSGRLLERWPTTFKRKIIQQGRKLPSTSDLKELLLAADSPEDATEVNADIGWDSDLSAILLLLHLIPLSGQGRKRPGKVSASQAERGLVVFKKTGTNIQEHLDAITTSTQPDLLAVGVKKNDIHQFFIILDKNAIPCKSTSSLGSFDELFKAHFVFGISYNTMLHNMYTFIQTTGFRKHLNTKHLNYFDQQADTDVNLQPEGQIRALWKCVPLLLHSSGQLD, encoded by the exons ATGAAAAATTCAGCTGATGAAGACACATTCAAGAAGAAGATGAAGTTGACATTTGTTTATCGAcacagcatggtccttgacctcctgCTGTCAAGCAACATACCGTCTGTTTCTCCATGTTTCAAAGATATCAAAGGCTTG AACGAACAGGATTTTGTACTGATGTTTGGTGAGGATGTATCAGGCAGGTTGCTGGAGAGGTGGCCAACAACATTCAAAAGAAAGATTATCCAACAAGGCAGAAAGCTTCCTTCTACCAGTGACCTGAAAGAACTCTTGCTGGCAGCTGACTCACCTGAGGATGCCACAGAAGTTAATGCTGACATTG gCTGGGACAGTGACCTCTCAGCAATTCTATTGCTATTACACCTGATTCCACTATCTGGTCAGGGTCGGAAGAGACCAGGAAAGGTGTCAGCTTCTCAAGCAGAAAGGGGTCTTGTGGTCTTCAAGaag ACTGGAACAAATATCCAAGAGCACCTTGATGCCATCACTACCAGCACTCAACCCGACCTCCTGGCTGTTGGGGTGAAAAAGAATGACATCCACCAGTTCTTCATTATTCTTGACAAGAATGCCATACCATGCAAGTCTACCTCTTCACTTGGTTCTTTTGATGAACTGTTTAAAGCACATTTTGTGTTTGGCATATCTTACAACACTATGCTTCACAACATGTACACGTTCATTCAAAccacaggttttagaaaacatttaaataccAAACACCTTAACTATTTTGACCAACAGGCTGACACTGATGTTAATCTACAGCCCG AAGGTCAAATAAGAGCACTTTGGAAATGTGTGCCTCTGCTGTTGCACAGCTCAGGGCAGCTGGATtaa
- the LOC109204239 gene encoding uncharacterized protein LOC109204239 — MSVTMSKADGVTVLTLTSDPQSPWPPLCQIFKNLCYSPVCCSVSQHLRSLNRASQTVLGTLQIMIGLLNIGLGLILYSTWNSPYLNYLGFPFWLAALFIIFGIVCILSEKYPSPCLVILTVILNLTGVAFAITGIALYGISLVNIGYWRNYDYNCYSRYNGYNGYNDYWYGRETIRPPSLEEKLLQEKCLEGRGVLVMLLRSISAVMIILSVLELCVVISSAVLGIKALRNKEKGQNKSTDDPELYKPLLEEVTAQPVA; from the exons ATGTCAGTGACTATGTCCAAGGCTGATGGGGTCACAGTACtcactctgacctctgacccccaAAGTCCTTGGCCTCCTCTTTGCCAGATCTTCAAGAACCTTTGCTACAGTCCAGTGTGCTGCAGTGTGTCTCAGCACCTGAGAAGTCTCAACAGAGCTTCTCAGACAGTGCTGGGG ACTCTGCAGATAATGATCGGGCTTCTCAACATTGGATTAGGACTTATACTCTATAGTACTTGGAACTCCCCTTACTTAAACTACTTAGGCTTTCCATTTTGGTTGGCTGCATTG TTCATCATCTTCGGCATTGTGTGCATTTTGTCTGAGAAGTATCCAAGTCCATGTTTG gtcaTCCTTACTGTGATTCTGAATCTGACTGGAGTTGCTTTTGCCATCACAGGCATTGCACTGTACGGCATTTCTTTAGTAAACATTGGTTATTGGAGGAACTATGACTACAACTGCTACAGTCGCTACAATGGCTACAATGGCTACAATGATTACTGGTATGGAAGGGAAACAATAAGGCCTCCATCTttggaggaaaaactccttcaGGAGAAATGCTTGGAGGGCCGGGGAGTGCTGGTG ATGCTCCTGAGAAGCATCAGTGCTGTGATGATCATCTTGTCTGTTCTGGAGCTCTGTGTTGTGATAAGCTCTGCTGTCCTGGGAATCAAGGCTCTgaggaacaaagaaaaaggacaaaacaag aGCACTGACGACCCAGAGCTCTACAAACCTCTGCTGGAGGAAGTCACTGCACAGCCTGTGGCATAA